aatatctaataAATAACTCAGACAACATTCATTATCTACAAGCTTAAACACCAGAAAATGCTATCTTCAAATATAGATTCCCCCAACCTCCTCTCACAAAGGAAAGTGTCAGCACAGGCTCAAAACACACAGGATGGCTTTGGATGCTTCCCAGAGGGTTTACCAACCAAGGGTAAAAAAATCCAGCAGCTTTGGTGCTGcaagcaaaatggaaagaaaataacttaGATTTCGAGGAGGTATAAATAAGAGGGTAAAAAAAGGCAAGATGCACAGATAGTTTGGCCAGTTCTAGGCAATAGCTGAGTTGTAGAAAATGACTTACTCATCTGTCTGCCTTATCCCTTTTGTCATTGACCTTATTTGTTTACCAAGCATCCTAAACTTATCCTCTCTGGCAGGAGCAGGATGTGATCCACTATCACATAAACCACTTAGgcttttagtttgttttaaataattgtcCTGGCATATTGACCAGGATGGTAACATTTCTCTGGAAAAAGATACATTTGACAAAACTGGTGTTGCTATTAAGGAAGGAGGGGAGTTACATGATGAAAAATGAACATCACTGAAAAATGATCCCATGAATCAGGATAAACTTGTGATGAAGATAGAGATTGGTAAAAGCATTCACTGACCCTGAATTTGATATCTGCATTGCTGTCTGGTTACTCAAATTCAAAATATTACCTACAATGtgtaataataaagtatattttacaagtgagaaataGGTAACAGTGGAGGAGGATACACAAATTGTACATATGTTGGAAAAATTAAGTTTGGTCAATAAATTGATTGGTGTTTGTGCTTCCAGAAAATATGATATTGGTGTGGACAGAGGTCAgtgattttaaacatgttttctttaaccaaaaaaaaagttcaacTTTCCAAAGAAAATCTAGTGATTTACCTATGGGCAGGTGTGAGCTAGAGGAAGTCTCCAAACTATGATATAGCCATAGTTAATATAGCCAACAGCTATTCTATTGCATTGCTCTTGAATGTGACCTGGGTTGTTTGCTGATTCCAATAATAGCACCTGAGCTTCATCAGAATTTCCAGAACCCTCTGGTTATGGAGGCCATGAAATGGTATAGATGATTCTCTAAGTCCCATTGGTCACAGGAGTCTGAGGTTTCAGTGACCTGATTACCCCATCCCCAGTCCTAATAAAAGTGCTTTTGAAATGTTATCAAGAATCAAGTTGGTATGAGATATCAATTATGGTTCTCAAATTACTAAGGAAGTTATGTTCAGCTTGCAGCCCAACAAGAAATAGTTAATCTCTTAAAGAACATGTTTTGTTATTCACGGCGACAGCCAACTTAGAATGTTAGCCTCTGGAGACTATTTTTAGATAGACACGAAAAAGTCCAAACATTCAGTCCCCAAGAGCCACGCACCTGGTGCTCCTTTGGCAAGTCCATTTGACCATCAACACATAGTATCCATCTCCTACTAGTCCTCCATCCTTTCAGTTTCAAGATGTTTATAGAGCAGTCACCAAAGTTACAGAATTTCAGAACTGTGAAGGACCTCAGAATTCATCTAGACTGAGAACAATTGCTTGATTTTACCAGTAAGTAAACAGAGGCCAGAAATGGAAAATTACTTGGCATAGATCATTCAATAAATTATTGGCAACACCAGAATAGGACCTAGGGCTTCTCTGCTATTTCCACATGATTGGAAACATGAAATAACTTCACATGAAGACCCTAAATAAAGGAATCAATACAATTTGAGAAATTGATGAGAAAAGAGAGTGACAGGTGTAGGAGGGCCTAAATGGACTGGGACTAATGTATTTGATATACATCTATGGGGTTCCTTGAAGTTCATTGAATCTTTAGCTCAACCACTTGAATTATGGAAAGCATCTCCACATCATCCTCTGAAATGCTGATCTTACTGCTCTAATCAGTGAAGATTGTATTGAGTTGAGCCCCAATGCCATGGTGGGGGTAGGAATCATAGGACATATCTATGGGAACATCATAGCGAGTGGTACCAGCTTGAAAGGGAGTTGAATGCACATGCCCTGAGCTTAGACTTGCAGAGGGGTAATGTGGCATGAAGCTATAGGATTTATCCAGGTCAGGAGAGCCATCTTGCTTCAAGGAGAAGTTTCCACTGATGCTCAGGGGTGGAGTAAGTGGGCCCTCATAAGGTGGTGTAGTGCAATCAGGTGGATGATTCCCAAAGGATGATTCTCCCAAAGTCTTGAATATTGGGGGTTTCAGATTAATAAGATGTGTTTCCATATGGCCATAaggagggctggggagcccaggagaCTGATAGTTGAAGTTGTGGACAGAGATGGCAGAGTCACAAACTGCAGACTTCTCCTCATGTTTCTCCAAGAGGGCAGACTGTGGGCCCAGTTGGAGGCATCCAGCCACCAAATTGCTAGTGGGCTGAGAGAGCCCTTTACAGAGCATCTCCACAAAACCCTTCCCTTCAGGTGTCTGGCCAGTTTCCAGGACCTCAGACAAAGCCCAAATATAGTTCCTGGCCAGTCTAAGAGTCTCTATCTTGGACAGCTTTTGGGTTTTAGAGTAACAGGGCATGACTCTCCTCAGGTTGTCCAGGGCATCATTCAGGCCATGCATCCGGGTCCGTTCTCTAGCATTGGCCTTGACTCTTCGAGCCCTGAACCTCTCCAGGCGAGCTtttgtcatcttctttttcttgggacCCCTTCTCTTAGGTTTCTCCccgtcctctccctcctcttcttcttcctcaatACTGTCATGCTCTTCAGCTAAGCTGCCAAGCATCCCATAAACAGAtggttttctctcctcctccttcatctcATTCTGAGAACTCAGACTTTTGTCCATCCAGGAGGGTGTGTTGACTAACTCTGTCATCTCCTTGGGTTTCACATACACTTTTGCCATTTCTAGGTTCTGGAAAATGAAACAGCAATGTTTAGCatctctgaatattttatttgactttaaactaaacttttttttatacCTTGGATATAAAGTACAATATTTGTACTGAGATTCAACTTAACAATTATCTAGTCCAAGACCTCCATTCTAAATAATTAatagaagactcaaataaattcCTAGGAAACTTATTTTACTATGGcacattataagaaaataaagtattgaaaaagaaaattaacttgaTTATTCATTACAGTATAAATGCCTAACAGCTTTTATTCTCAGGTTTTTATTCATGGGTATCCTAATGTAATAATAACTGGTAAAccagtcaaaatattttttctttttttccagaattcTGGTCATGAAGAGAAATAGATTATAAGGGATATATAAATTATTGTCCAAATAGAGAAATTTCTATTTGGAGAAATTTCTATATGTAAGTGAAAAAGGATGCTAAAGtaattataattagaaaatatgtctataataattataattattacaaaatttaaaagcatatcaaacaataaaataagtaaactgTTGCATTTTTAcaccataaaataaatgaaaagctgtAGTGAGATTATTCAGACTACTTTGTATGTATTCTACAAAGAACTTTCCAGCCTCTATGTAGAGACATAGCACATGTATCTAACCTATAACATCCCTCACTTCCCACTGACTCTGCCAACTGTTGACTTCAAGCATCTCTTAGGCAAGAGCCATGGCACAACTGGTTGGTATACCACATAGCCATGGTATAGGTCTCTCACCATCACCAGAAGAGCATTTTGTTACTCAGCAAGCATTTTGTGGTCTGTCTAGTGTTTACGGTGTTAGAGGTGTCAGTGATATGGTATCAAAAAGgttcaggaaaagagagaggattaCCACTGATCATCTTTCAAATTTGCTCATATGTTAAAGTGAGAACACTTTCCATTGTGTATGTATCTCACACCACCAGAAAACAATATAGCATCTAGAATTACAAGCCATGAGTCTACCAAACctatttaagattattttaatgcAACTTATATTATAATGAtacttcattaaaaatgaaaaatctggaCCAAATGCTAAACTTAACAGAACACGGTTATTGCGAACATCAGTGAGGGCAGCTTCAAACAAACACTGGAATAACCTGACTGCTTTAATTCACTTAACAGATACTGTTTACTcagaattttttctaaaaaatttacaAGTTGAAAACATTTGGAAACCAGAAGAGACTGTGTCTTAGTAAACATTTTACACTCAGTCCTGGAAGAATGTGAATTGTTTTGAGATTTGTTGAGCGATTTCTGGGTGTCTAATTtaccaaataaaaaaatctgttaagCTCCATTGGGTCACCTCAGTTTACCAGCTAGTCTTTGAAATGTTAAACCTTGCATCACTTCCATATATAAAAAAGAGGAGagcatattttttatctttggaGCTTGAAtctcaaatcaatgaatgcaAGGATTAggacatagtttttaaaaatataaatatatgatttgaTTTGTTTCTGGTAATCTGAGCTTGTTTTCCTTGTAACCTCATTTACCTCCTATAAATAATTAATGTTACTGCTTTGCAAAAACAACCTAGGCTTCATGTTAATCAGCACAGAAATCATGTCAGCTTGACTTACTCACTTAATAAGGCTTTCTGGGTAAGCAGCTTTATTGAAAACACACATTGGAACCTATTGGTCAACTGGCTGCCCAGGCCAAGTCAGAAAATCCCACTTTTAATATGGATGATAGAGCTTGTGTGCTGAGCTGCACTGCTAACTCAGGCAGCTACCCAGCAGGAGGGTGAAGGATCTAATTAACTTTCTGTAAAAGTAACACAGACCTTTCAATGGCAGGTGCACTCTGAGGTCAGTGAGGATGGAGTAGGCTTGGGAAACCTAATGTTCCACACGTAATTATAATTACATTTGCATAGCCTTATAGAAAACCTTTGAGGGAAATGAGGATTGTTATGCTCATTTTGCAGTCGATGTCACTGTGGGTCAGGAAGGTTCAGTGATGGAAATTCGAAGACATGGAGCTGGTAGAATAGGACATAAAACCAGTTCTGATTCCAAATCCTAGGTTTTATGTCcgtttctttcctcttccatcaCAGCTacaggaggaaagaaaggcacTTTGATTTCAGGAAATGTGGATTGGTAGAGCTAAGTCACCAGGAAGTAGCCACCAGCCAAAGCTAGGCTAGTTTAAGTGTTCTCTGCAGTGTCTCTTGGCTCTCATATTCCAGGATTCCTTCCTCTTCcatatattttccttgttgctttcACGCATTTATTCCCCCTTGCTCTtattctctgcttccttttctcttcctcctatTCCTCCCATGTCCTCTTATCATCCTCATTACCACTGAGACACTCATGCACGGAGAGGTGAGGAGGAAGGACGAGAAGGAAGATGCAAGGAAGGAGAGTCTACTGAACTGCTCCTGAAACTGAACCCCACCCTAGCCTCTGTATTTGACCTTTTTTATCATCCTCACCTCCCTATTTCTGGACTCCAGCCAAATTCTGTCAATCCTCACCCCCATCAAGGAGTGAGGCCAGGAGAAGAGAGTGGACTACCTTTTGCTTTTAACATAATTTGATGGTCTCCGTAAGAGTCAGAGCTGCTTTGAAATCAGATTGTTGGCAGGTATGTTGGAAAAGAACCAATTGACTTTAGCTGAAATAAGGGAAATTGCAACCAAGTGTCATCTTAGTTCCTTTGGTAACTATGGGAAGGATATAGAGGGTTCCAGTTTAACTTCATCTTTTCCCACATGAAGCTGAAATAACACATACGCTTCTGAAAGTCCCAGCTCTTCTAATTCCTGCTTATTGATCTCAAACACACTACATAAGCTCTCTGATCTCTCTTtgataaaatgagaataagataTATTTTACATGATTcttgcaaaacaaataaaatatgaaaaaggattTTGTAAGCTTTAAGTGCTATAAAAACATCCATATCTTTATCTTGTGTTTATCTTTGGATTTTCTAATCTAACCCATTAACGCATATTTGcttgttcaaaaataaaaattgtttttcacaaATGAATAGTAAAAGTACTTTGTATTGACTATTGTGCCTCTTCTGATTGGCTCAAAAGATCATCGGCTAACTGCCCAGTATCCCACCTTTCCCCAATGTGCCCAAACAGcacagactctggagtcagatgACTTAAGTTTATATTTCAGCTTAATTACTTACTAGATATGTAAACTTAGGCAAGTTTCATAAGCTCCCTATGCCTCAGTCtcttctttaaaatgggaataataatagtctTACCTCATAGGATTGTAGTGAGCATAAAATGAACTATTACATGTAAAGACTTTGAACAGTGCCAGACATCATAAATGCCATGTGTTAGGTGTTATTTTTCCCAAAGTTCACCATGAGTTTTTCTGGCCACATGGACAAAAGTGGATATAATTATGATCTACACCTAATGTTGATTACATGCCAACAAAACCCTGTTTTACCTCAACTCCCACTTCAAAATAGTCCCTGATCTTCAACCTTGAGGAAACTAAGTACCGAAGCTCCTGTTCTGTTGCAAGGGGTGAGGATACAGAGTTCTATCAACTGCCTCTACTGGACTGACTACAATTTTCCACCTTATTCAGGAAAGAAGTTAGACTCTCTCATTCTGGTTTATAATTGGGAAGCAACAGCTGGCCAGATACTCTGACTCGGTCACATGATTTATCGGGTTCATGAAGTTTCTGGTGGAATACAAACAACTATTGGCACTTGGACAGTGTTCCTTTTATCTTTGATTAAACTATGCTGGGGATGTGACTTTCCTACCAGAATCAATGCCAGAGCTCTGAAGAGAAAAGTGAAGTGTCTctcaaaaagaagtaaaagccaggacttttcaaagataaataaaaaaaatttcttttgaccTTTTTCATCTAAGTATCTTTAATACATCAAAAgataagcaaaaagaagaaagaaaatatacagtttTAGATTTGAGTTGAAAATGTATGTGATGTAGTTCTGAGTTTTGATCAAGGAAACCAACTTGGTTCTCTACAGAACAGGTACCTAACTCTACCATGACATTTAGCCTGTTAATGAGCCAGCTcagaggtgtattaaaggaagCATTAAGCTGAGACCTTCTTCCACCACTCATCAATTAAATGAGaacataaaagttattttaattcttttacccTTAGGGCAAAGTGGAATAATATTTTTGTCATATCTCATTTAGAAGCTTTTAcaaaaagtaaggaaataatacaaGCACAAGTACTTTGTAAAATTATTGTGCAAATATAATAGTTGGCAACTGTTTCATAGAAGCTGTATAAAAAATCTATTGCACTATTTCACAATTATTGTGGTACACCACTTTGGATTTCCATATCCTAGAAAACAAAGTAGCTTTCAAATTATACCTGATGGTAATTCCAGTATAACAAAAATCAGTGAATACTGACTCCAGAGGCAGAATACATCCCCCCTTGACCCTCTAAATACATTCCAATCCTATAAAGCTCACTTTAACCTTTGATCTTGGAATTTGGACTTCCTTATGCATTTACACAATATAACAAAATCCTCCCCTTTCTTAAGGATCCTTCCATGAAATTTTAAGTTTAGTCAATTCTCTCATAGTTAAAAATTTCTCCCACTTTTTAACCGTTTTAACCTGTTCCAACAAAATGTTTGCTTAGGCAATGATTGTAACTACCCAGTACTTTCATCACTGGGGCTGAGGTCCTCGATTCATTACTATTGTATAGAGCTTTCCTGAAATTTATCCTAcacttttactaattttttatttgtcatgGAGAATTTTTAGTTGATGAATAAGTGGGTAAGGAGCACTGGCATGTGTGCCTGTGGTGATTAGACAGTGTCTTAcctcttttattaaatatttccttgttgttctattacaactgtcccaattttcctcctttgcccacctttACTCATCGCACtgccactcccatagtcaatccccaccctgttattcatgtctgtgggtcaatAGTGTCTTACCTCTTAAAAGCTGATTGTATTCTCTTCACATCCTGATCCTATAGCTAAATCCTAAACACAACAGAAATGGGAGTATTCAGCCCAGTTTCTAGGGAATCTAAGGGCCACACAGACTAAATGACTTATTCAGAGTTTGTACTGTAAAGACAGAATGGAGATCAGGTTGCTCACAAATTGCACTGCCTGAAAACAGCTGGCCGACTGTTTGGCACTTTCCTACAGAAACTTTCATATTCTACCACCTCCGTCTTGATTAACACCtgcatatacacatgcacacactcaagCGCACACATGAGCTTGCACACACATCTCATTCAACATAGCCATGTCatacttcacttttcatagcgTTAGATCCTAATGGTGAACTTTGCAAAAAGAAGTTACTCAGTCCTTCAGTTTTCCCTCCATGTTCTACAGCATTTCAGTTCTGGTCCCTCTGTCAAAAAATGAGGGAGGCAATTTACATTTATTAGaattttctgaatatatatttgGGGAAGTGAACGATGTGTGAGAGGTGATAGAAGTTTGTAGAAGGCACAAATATGCATAGACAACCCTTCCCTTCTGATTCCCTATCTGAAAGAACTGAGGGAAAGGAAGTTCTCCCCACTCTATTTCAACTAAGTGTTTTTAGTAGACCAAAGGGGACAATGGTAAGAATACCCTAGAGGCTTTACAGCATCTTTTCTCACTCCCTattctgttttttcctcttccccttcctccccctcaaCTTCTTGCAGAGTCCCAAAATCCTATAAGCAGAGTGATGGATCAGGTCAATTCTTCAAACCTACTTGCTGAACTACCTTGAAAAAGCAGTGAactttttagacatttttctgcatttataaaAAGAGAGGGTGGGTTtgatgggagtgggggatggaTGATTTGTAATCTCTACTGtcaaaaaatgattaagaatatCTGAGTTTCACTTTGGGTGACAGGTACTGTTGGTATTAGtgaagttattaaaattttaatatctgtatttaaatatctgactctctcttcttctctattTGTTTCCCAAATCCCACTCCCACCTCTCATAGCCCTGAAGAGACTTACCTTGCCCCAGCTGCTCCTCTAGGTCTGCAGAAATGTCCCACAGAAACTTCTGTAACCTCTGTCCCAGCCCAGCCACTGGCTCACCTCTGGCAGTGGCAGTCCCTGGCGTGAGCTCTGAGAATCTGTGTCCTGGAGGAAACCTAGAGAAGCCAAGTTTCCCTGACCGTCCAGGTCTTAGGAAAAGGAGGTGCTTTTAGCGATCCATATTAAATCCAGCCACTGCCTCTTAGAAATGCCACCAGATCTGGTTTCTCTGGCTACTACTTATTTTACTCCTTCCTTGGAGCTCTGTGTGCTCCCTCAGGAAGGCTTTGGGTTGATGTTCTCTTTGCAGCTGGTTTAGTCGGTCTTCAGGACCTCCTATCCCTGGTTAGTTCCCGGAGTGGAGCTTTCAGGACCACAGCCTCTGGGCAGCTCCTGCTCTGTGGCCGGAGTCTCCAATTACAGCAGTTTTGATTGCTTTCCCAGCTGACCAGGGAGGTGTGATTCTGCCCGCAAGCTaactcctccccttccccatcaAAAAAACACACCTACTTCAAAGTATTCTTTTGGTTAGGTCCAGCTTAGctgttagtttgtttgtttgttcgtttggtTAAATGCGAGGAGAGTTGCTGAAGTTGAGAGGTAAAGAAAAAGAGGACTGGAAATCTTTGTGGTTAAAAAGGTAAGAAATGGGAGTGGAGCAA
The sequence above is a segment of the Phyllostomus discolor isolate MPI-MPIP mPhyDis1 chromosome 2, mPhyDis1.pri.v3, whole genome shotgun sequence genome. Coding sequences within it:
- the NEUROD4 gene encoding neurogenic differentiation factor 4, producing MAKVYVKPKEMTELVNTPSWMDKSLSSQNEMKEEERKPSVYGMLGSLAEEHDSIEEEEEEGEDGEKPKRRGPKKKKMTKARLERFRARRVKANARERTRMHGLNDALDNLRRVMPCYSKTQKLSKIETLRLARNYIWALSEVLETGQTPEGKGFVEMLCKGLSQPTSNLVAGCLQLGPQSALLEKHEEKSAVCDSAISVHNFNYQSPGLPSPPYGHMETHLINLKPPIFKTLGESSFGNHPPDCTTPPYEGPLTPPLSISGNFSLKQDGSPDLDKSYSFMPHYPSASLSSGHVHSTPFQAGTTRYDVPIDMSYDSYPHHGIGAQLNTIFTD